A region of Astyanax mexicanus isolate ESR-SI-001 chromosome 23, AstMex3_surface, whole genome shotgun sequence DNA encodes the following proteins:
- the hrasb gene encoding HRas proto-oncogene, GTPase b — translation MTEYKLVVVGAGGVGKSALTIQLIQNHFVDEYDPTIEDSYRKQVVIDGETCLLDILDTAGQEEYSAMRDQYMRTGEGFLCVFAINNTKSFEDIHQYREQIKRVKDSDDVPMVLVGNKCDLPARTVDTRQAQELARSYGIPYIETSAKTRQGVEDAFYTLVREIRQHKLRKLNPPDDNGQDCMNCRCVVS, via the exons ATGACGGAGTATAAGTTGGTGGTGGTTGGAGCTGGAGGTGTGGGTAAAAGCGCACTGACCATTCAGCTGATCCAAAACCACTTCGTTGACGAGTACGACCCTACCATTGAG GACTCGTACAGGAAGCAGGTGGTGATCGATGGAGAGACGTGTTTGTTGGATATTCTGGACACGGCGGGTCAGGAGGAGTACAGCGCTATGAGGGATCAGTATATGAGGACAGGAGAGGGATTCCTCTGTGTTTTCGCTATTAACAACACCAAGTCCTTTGAAGATATTCACCAGTACAG GGAACAGATTAAGAGAGTGAAGGACTCTGATGATGTGCCCATGGTGCTCGTGGGTAATAAATGTGATCTCCCGGCGCGTACGGTCGACACCAGGCAAGCCCAGGAACTGGCTCGCAGCTACGGCATCCCTTACATCGAGACGTCCGCCAAGACCAGACAG GGAGTGGAGGATGCGTTCTACACGCTGGTGCGTGAAATCAGGCAGCACAAACTGAGGAAGCTGAACCCGCCGGACGATAACGGACAGGACTGCATGAACTGTCGCTGTGTGGTGTCCTGA